A DNA window from Pyrus communis chromosome 3, drPyrComm1.1, whole genome shotgun sequence contains the following coding sequences:
- the LOC137729902 gene encoding nudix hydrolase 15, mitochondrial-like, with translation MGSAELRLQTLAQHFRLEESVKPPPPPTGSATSDSTTKRAAVLVCLFKGDDGELRVILTKRSSSLSSSPGDVALPGGKREEADADDVHTALREAKEEIGLDPSLVNVVSVLDHIVNSHGVIVVPVIGLLSDIKAFSPAPNVAEVEAIFYAPLEMFLKDEKRREEEREWMGDKYLLHYFDFEADDGEVYVIWALTAGLLISAASAVYERPPAFLERRPKFWKSGQGAPPCPRF, from the exons ATGGGTTCTGCTGAACTAAGACTCCAAACTCTAGCACAACATTTCAGACTCGAAGAATCAGTCAAACCACCTCCACCACCTACCGGTTCCGCCACCTCCGATTCAACAACCAAACGGGCGGCGGTTCTGGTGTGTCTGTTCAAAGGGGATGACGGCGAGCTGCGCGTCATTCTCACGAAACGATCTTCATCTCTGTCTTCCAGCCCTG GCGACGTTGCGCTCCCGGGTGGGAAAAGAGAGGAAGCGGATGCTGATGACGTGCACACCGCCCTCCGGGAGGCCAAGGAGGAGATCGGCCTGGACCCTTCCCTAGTCAACGTCGTCTCCGTTCTCGATCACATTGTAAACTCG CATGGTGTGATTGTGGTTCCGGTAATTGGCCTACTTTCGGACATAAAAGCATTTAGTCCGGCTCCAAATGTTGCAGAAGTGGAGGCAATTTTTTATGCTCCTTTAGAAATGTTTCTCAAGGAtgagaagaggagagaggaggagagagaatggatgggagacaAGTATCTCTTACATTACTTCGACTTTGAAGCAGATGATGGTGAAGTGTATGTGATATGGGCCCTAACTGCTGGCCTTCTGATAAGCGCTGCTTCAGCAGTGTATGAGCGGCCGCCGGCGTTTCTCGAGCGGAGGCCAAAGTTCTGGAAGAGTGGCCAGGGAGCACCACCATGCCCTAGGTTTTAA